A portion of the Halalkalicoccus tibetensis genome contains these proteins:
- a CDS encoding HD domain-containing protein has product MGVEIKETPVSDEEFESMKEFVYEYLDASVQNEEEGGRMRWYPWHSAEYRFNHTLNVLSLAEEIAEAEGADVDVVRVAALFHDVAKLDADQEIHAEEGARVAREYLSSRGSFPTSFIDRVCRAIDAHTHTGELSELSLEGQCLIEADLLDKVGANGTVLMLLRMGYEARTHMDSATMVHRVYERGKEACERVESDTGRSLAHERLKRVRWFCEWLEMEVPEMERDTEALE; this is encoded by the coding sequence ATGGGCGTTGAGATCAAGGAGACGCCCGTCTCGGACGAGGAGTTCGAATCGATGAAGGAGTTCGTCTACGAGTATCTCGACGCGAGCGTCCAGAACGAGGAGGAGGGCGGGCGCATGCGGTGGTATCCGTGGCATTCGGCGGAGTACCGGTTCAACCACACGCTGAACGTGCTATCGCTGGCCGAGGAGATCGCCGAGGCCGAGGGCGCCGACGTCGACGTCGTCCGGGTCGCCGCGCTGTTTCACGACGTCGCCAAGCTCGACGCCGACCAGGAGATCCACGCCGAGGAGGGCGCGCGCGTCGCCCGCGAGTATCTCTCCTCGCGGGGCTCGTTCCCGACCTCCTTCATCGACCGGGTCTGCCGGGCGATCGACGCCCACACCCACACGGGCGAGCTTTCGGAGCTCTCGCTCGAGGGCCAGTGTCTGATCGAGGCCGACCTGCTCGATAAGGTCGGCGCGAACGGCACCGTGCTCATGCTGCTTCGGATGGGCTACGAGGCCCGCACCCACATGGACAGCGCGACGATGGTCCACCGGGTCTACGAGCGCGGCAAGGAGGCCTGCGAGCGCGTCGAGAGCGACACGGGTCGGAGCCTCGCGCACGAACGGCTCAAGCGCGTGCGCTGGTTCTGCGAGTGGCTCGAGATGGAGGTCCCCGAGATGGAGCGCGATACCGAGGCCCTAGAGTAG
- a CDS encoding ribonuclease H-like domain-containing protein → MRVENSFIAADGVGERTERKLWEAGITDWDAFREAGSLPVGDSRAASIESFVAEARTELDRRNAAYFADRLPSASHWRFYENFRSGTCFFDIETTGLSKDRDRVTTVSFHCGGETETLVAGDDLTREAVSEELDAADLLVSFNGARFDVPFLETSFDLSIDTPHLDLMYPCKQAGLTGGLKAIEGELGIGREEAGVDGREAVRLWHAYERGDEEALERLVRYNRDDTRNLETLADRVATRLDSEVFGAFR, encoded by the coding sequence GTGCGCGTAGAGAACAGCTTCATCGCCGCCGACGGCGTGGGCGAGCGGACCGAGCGGAAGCTCTGGGAGGCGGGGATCACCGACTGGGACGCCTTCAGGGAGGCGGGCTCGCTTCCCGTGGGCGACTCGCGAGCCGCGTCGATCGAGTCGTTCGTCGCGGAGGCCAGAACCGAGCTCGACCGGCGAAACGCCGCCTACTTCGCCGATCGGCTACCCTCCGCGAGCCACTGGCGCTTCTACGAGAACTTCCGGTCCGGGACGTGTTTCTTCGACATCGAGACGACCGGCCTCAGCAAGGACCGCGACCGGGTGACGACGGTGAGCTTTCACTGTGGCGGCGAGACCGAGACGCTGGTCGCCGGCGACGACCTCACCCGCGAGGCCGTCTCCGAGGAGCTCGACGCGGCGGATCTGCTCGTCAGCTTCAATGGCGCCCGCTTCGACGTCCCCTTCCTCGAGACCAGCTTCGACCTCTCGATCGACACCCCCCACCTCGATCTGATGTACCCCTGCAAGCAGGCGGGGCTCACGGGCGGGCTGAAGGCGATCGAGGGGGAGCTCGGGATCGGCCGCGAGGAGGCGGGCGTCGACGGCCGCGAGGCCGTCAGGCTGTGGCACGCCTACGAACGGGGCGACGAGGAGGCCCTCGAGCGGCTCGTGCGGTACAACCGCGACGACACCCGCAACCTCGAGACGCTCGCGGATCGGGTCGCGACGCGCCTCGACAGCGAGGTCTTCGGCGCGTTCCGCTAA
- a CDS encoding polysaccharide deacetylase family protein, which produces MNGSQRPMTKRAFLAAAGAACAAGCLGSAEPEDDESGADENGAETEPERDPEPDPGPEPPEATLFIDGDPREEFWDRGESWQDCEHLDDWELLAGSLEASTERAYRGSRSAHLTSAGDGEVRVRIPLSGYDLTETSFSLAMYIESPGNHYSPSFDVNAPDCGRKLHFRTRHKIDEPGWIRYDLGVSHTSSLASADEAYATISWAGDDVDWYLDDLRAVPVEREPKLFVQFDDSLRSTYDTAFPIMEEYDVPATVYTITGRVGNSRSLTLAQMEEMQEAGWEFASHTHTHRRTGELSLDEQRAELEESKRWLLDHGFERATSMIAYPFGSFTTDTMDIAADYYDFGTHGQRGSMNRTISSPLSVNRHPGDNPERAMALIDLLLDDRIPTDTLVLYYHDVVEDHDVWIDPEGFERTMAYIDEVGADCLLTSELRNQQYE; this is translated from the coding sequence ATGAACGGGAGCCAGCGACCGATGACTAAACGGGCGTTCCTGGCGGCGGCCGGCGCGGCATGCGCGGCCGGCTGTCTGGGTAGCGCGGAGCCCGAGGACGACGAGAGCGGGGCCGACGAGAACGGAGCCGAGACGGAGCCCGAACGGGACCCGGAGCCCGATCCGGGCCCGGAGCCGCCGGAGGCGACGCTGTTCATCGACGGCGATCCCCGCGAGGAGTTCTGGGACCGCGGCGAGAGCTGGCAGGACTGTGAACATCTCGACGACTGGGAGCTGCTCGCCGGCTCGCTCGAGGCGTCGACCGAACGGGCCTATCGGGGCTCGCGATCGGCGCACCTGACGAGCGCGGGCGACGGCGAGGTCCGGGTTCGGATCCCGCTTTCGGGCTACGACCTCACGGAGACCTCGTTCTCGCTGGCGATGTACATCGAATCGCCCGGGAACCACTACTCGCCGTCGTTCGACGTCAACGCACCCGACTGCGGCCGGAAACTGCATTTCCGTACCCGACACAAGATCGACGAGCCGGGCTGGATCCGCTACGACCTGGGGGTGAGCCACACCTCGTCGCTCGCGTCAGCCGACGAGGCCTACGCGACGATCTCCTGGGCGGGCGACGACGTCGACTGGTACCTCGACGACCTCCGTGCGGTGCCCGTCGAGCGCGAGCCGAAGCTGTTCGTCCAGTTCGACGACTCGCTGCGGTCGACCTACGACACCGCGTTCCCGATCATGGAGGAGTACGACGTCCCGGCGACCGTCTACACGATCACGGGCCGGGTCGGGAACAGCCGCAGCCTCACCCTCGCACAGATGGAGGAGATGCAGGAGGCCGGCTGGGAGTTCGCGAGCCATACCCACACCCACCGCCGGACCGGGGAGCTCTCGCTCGACGAACAGCGGGCGGAGCTCGAGGAGTCGAAACGGTGGCTGCTCGATCACGGCTTCGAGCGCGCGACCTCGATGATCGCCTACCCGTTCGGCTCGTTTACCACGGACACGATGGACATCGCGGCGGACTACTACGACTTCGGGACCCACGGCCAACGGGGCTCGATGAACCGGACGATCAGCTCGCCGCTGTCGGTCAACCGCCACCCCGGCGACAACCCCGAACGGGCGATGGCGCTGATCGACCTGTTGCTCGACGACCGGATCCCGACCGACACGCTCGTGCTCTACTACCACGACGTGGTCGAGGACCACGACGTCTGGATCGACCCCGAGGGGTTCGAACGGACGATGGCCTACATCGACGAGGTCGGGGCGGACTGTCTGCTGACCAGCGAGCTACGGAACCAGCAGTACGAGTGA
- a CDS encoding alanyl-tRNA editing protein — translation MTEQRYLEDSTVREFDARVERVIDDGETSRVVLDATHFYPEGGGQPADHGALSGSETWPVPDVQKTDEVYHVVESGDAGPTAGEMVRGELDWERRRAHMRYHTAQHLLSALLLEGYDAPTTGNQLHADRARLDCAYERFSDEQLTDIEDRMNELVEAGLGVRWYTLERERAERELDPQRTRLELLPDSITEVRIVEIGDPDDPFDRVACAGTHVEDTKEIGRVEVTGRETRGADGERIAFVLEDE, via the coding sequence ATGACCGAACAGCGCTATCTGGAGGACTCGACCGTCCGGGAGTTCGATGCGCGCGTCGAGCGCGTCATCGACGACGGCGAAACGTCGCGGGTCGTCCTCGACGCCACCCACTTCTACCCGGAGGGTGGGGGCCAGCCGGCCGACCACGGGGCGCTCTCGGGGAGCGAGACCTGGCCCGTTCCGGATGTTCAGAAGACCGACGAGGTCTACCACGTCGTCGAGAGCGGGGACGCGGGGCCGACCGCCGGCGAGATGGTTCGGGGAGAGCTCGACTGGGAGCGCCGGCGCGCCCACATGCGCTATCACACCGCCCAGCACCTGCTGTCGGCGCTGCTGCTCGAGGGGTACGACGCGCCGACGACCGGAAACCAGCTCCACGCCGACCGCGCGCGCCTCGACTGTGCGTACGAGCGGTTCTCGGACGAGCAGCTGACCGATATCGAGGACCGGATGAACGAGCTGGTCGAGGCGGGTCTCGGCGTCCGGTGGTACACGCTCGAACGCGAACGGGCCGAACGCGAGCTCGATCCCCAACGAACGCGCCTCGAACTGCTGCCCGACAGCATCACCGAGGTGCGGATCGTCGAGATCGGCGATCCGGACGACCCGTTCGACCGGGTCGCCTGCGCGGGCACCCACGTGGAGGACACCAAGGAGATCGGCCGGGTCGAGGTGACGGGCCGCGAGACGCGGGGCGCGGACGGGGAGCGGATCGCGTTCGTCCTCGAAGACGAATAG
- a CDS encoding metallophosphoesterase, translated as MFEDCVFRDRAAYFPAEETLVLADVHLGKDRASSVELPLGEREDVLERLGALLSEFEPEEVVVAGDLLHSFDHLPYGVEESLRAFERRVAEAGARLVVTRGNHDTMLDSLLDGTVSTHRVGEVLACHGHERAGSAEGYVLGHVHPAITIEGRKRPCYLLGPAAGGGRALVLPAFTRLAAGVDVSRAEALRSPLLGPPGAFRPVVRDEDGDETLEFPPLSELRAYL; from the coding sequence GTGTTCGAGGACTGCGTCTTCCGGGACCGGGCGGCCTACTTCCCCGCGGAGGAAACGCTCGTGCTCGCGGACGTCCATCTGGGAAAGGACCGCGCCTCGAGCGTCGAGCTCCCGCTCGGCGAACGCGAGGACGTGCTCGAACGCCTCGGAGCACTGCTCTCGGAGTTCGAACCGGAGGAGGTCGTCGTCGCCGGCGACCTGCTACACAGCTTCGATCACCTCCCCTACGGCGTCGAGGAGAGCCTCCGGGCGTTCGAACGCCGCGTCGCGGAGGCGGGCGCGCGGCTGGTCGTGACGCGGGGCAACCACGACACGATGCTCGACTCGCTTCTCGACGGGACGGTGAGCACCCATCGGGTGGGCGAGGTACTGGCCTGTCACGGCCACGAGCGCGCCGGGAGCGCCGAGGGCTACGTCCTCGGACACGTCCACCCGGCGATCACGATCGAGGGCCGAAAACGCCCCTGCTACCTGCTGGGGCCGGCCGCGGGCGGCGGCCGGGCACTCGTGCTTCCGGCGTTCACCCGGCTGGCCGCCGGGGTCGACGTCTCGCGGGCGGAGGCGCTCCGCTCGCCGCTTCTGGGCCCCCCGGGGGCGTTCCGACCGGTCGTCCGCGACGAGGACGGCGACGAGACCCTGGAGTTCCCCCCGCTCTCGGAGCTTCGGGCCTACCTCTGA
- a CDS encoding PRC-barrel domain containing protein, translating to MAITLTEADEGKRVIDADGDEIGIISTVEGETALVDPDPSLTDDVKAALGFGDTDEDQFPLDPSDVGEVTDDEVRLETTY from the coding sequence TCTGACGGAGGCCGATGAGGGAAAGCGCGTCATCGATGCCGACGGCGACGAGATCGGGATCATCAGCACCGTCGAGGGTGAGACCGCGCTGGTCGACCCCGACCCGAGCCTCACCGACGACGTCAAGGCCGCGCTCGGGTTCGGCGACACCGACGAGGACCAGTTCCCGCTGGACCCCAGTGACGTCGGCGAGGTCACCGACGACGAGGTCCGCCTCGAAACGACCTACTGA
- a CDS encoding cyclophilin-like family protein: MSRLRIRVGERESTAEWTDENPRTREAIEEALPLAGDCRTWGDELYFPTEVDVGPENAREEVPVGAVAYWPVGDVICLFWGATPASHGDEPRAAAPVNVVARLDDPDALVGTEEGDEVRIALD; encoded by the coding sequence ATGTCCCGACTTCGCATTCGGGTCGGCGAGCGGGAGTCGACGGCCGAGTGGACCGACGAGAATCCGAGGACGCGTGAAGCGATCGAGGAAGCGCTGCCGCTCGCCGGCGACTGTCGGACGTGGGGCGACGAGCTCTACTTTCCGACCGAGGTGGACGTCGGGCCGGAGAACGCCCGCGAGGAGGTCCCGGTCGGCGCGGTCGCCTACTGGCCGGTGGGCGACGTCATCTGCCTGTTCTGGGGGGCAACGCCCGCGAGCCACGGCGACGAACCGCGTGCGGCCGCGCCGGTGAACGTCGTGGCGCGGCTCGACGACCCGGACGCGTTGGTCGGTACCGAAGAGGGAGACGAGGTGCGGATCGCCCTCGATTAG
- a CDS encoding J domain-containing protein, producing MQSTQGDLVWFLPWWLVIGILVGLVIGVFIAAVFAVGFRLFPDERREPTAGGENRKRSEIRSYLRTIGEEFVENREVAGGPVEFYLPDRDVAITFDARAFFRIDATDTHAVLVEHEMPGVHLGRRLPFETPTLSSGSGTDDATMAAFAVLGLPPGADEAEIKAAYREKVKHVHPDQGGDRESFERVRNAYATARTHAGGEGAEAVPASA from the coding sequence GTGCAGTCCACGCAGGGTGATCTGGTGTGGTTCCTCCCGTGGTGGCTCGTCATCGGGATCCTCGTCGGGCTCGTCATCGGCGTGTTCATTGCGGCGGTCTTCGCCGTCGGCTTCCGACTCTTCCCCGACGAGCGACGCGAGCCGACCGCGGGCGGCGAGAACCGAAAGCGCAGCGAGATCCGAAGCTACCTCCGGACCATCGGCGAGGAGTTCGTCGAGAACCGCGAGGTCGCCGGCGGGCCCGTCGAGTTCTACCTGCCCGATCGCGACGTCGCGATCACCTTCGACGCGCGCGCGTTCTTCCGCATCGACGCGACCGACACCCACGCCGTGCTGGTTGAACACGAGATGCCGGGGGTCCATCTCGGCCGCCGGCTCCCCTTCGAGACGCCGACCCTCTCGTCGGGCTCGGGGACCGACGACGCCACGATGGCCGCCTTCGCCGTGCTCGGGCTCCCGCCGGGCGCGGACGAGGCCGAGATCAAGGCCGCCTATCGCGAGAAGGTCAAGCACGTCCACCCCGACCAGGGCGGGGACCGCGAGTCGTTCGAGCGGGTGCGAAACGCCTACGCCACCGCACGCACCCACGCGGGCGGGGAGGGCGCCGAGGCCGTCCCGGCGTCGGCCTGA
- a CDS encoding DUF362 domain-containing protein encodes MEFPDQQAVEGMLEPVEFPRFARVEYDPPTPTVDDPASTARESLSDLPLETLSAGATVAVGVGSRGIHDLVPVARAVVDGLAERGFDPVVVPAMGSHGGATSEGQRETLAALGIDAESVGCPIDSRMDVVEVGEAGGGPVYFSRAAHESDAVLVINRVKPHTNFTGEVESGLCKMLAIGLGKHRGAQAVHRDALSRGYVPAITDALEAVREGVEVLGGIAIVENFEDRTAHVEGIPENALPEREAELLERAREYMPTLPYDDLDALVVDRIGKDVSGTGMDTNVIGRYEVLNADDPETPDIDRVVVRGLTEATHGNGQGIGLADLTTTAVAEELDLEQVYTNALTSGSLSKARLPVALPTGELALIAAVSSIGSYDPETVRMAWIPDTGHLSEFRVSAALADEPVEHLSVAGYDRLGFEAGEPRFDPVG; translated from the coding sequence ATGGAGTTTCCAGATCAACAGGCGGTCGAAGGGATGCTCGAACCCGTCGAGTTCCCGCGGTTCGCGCGCGTCGAGTACGACCCGCCGACGCCGACCGTCGACGACCCCGCCAGCACGGCCCGCGAATCCCTTTCCGATCTCCCCCTCGAAACGCTGTCGGCGGGGGCGACCGTCGCCGTCGGCGTCGGCAGCCGCGGGATCCACGACCTCGTACCCGTCGCACGAGCGGTCGTGGACGGACTCGCCGAGCGGGGGTTCGATCCCGTGGTCGTCCCGGCGATGGGGTCCCACGGTGGTGCGACCAGCGAGGGCCAGCGAGAGACCCTCGCGGCGCTGGGGATCGACGCGGAATCGGTCGGGTGTCCGATTGACTCCCGGATGGACGTCGTGGAGGTCGGCGAGGCGGGCGGCGGGCCCGTGTACTTCTCGCGGGCCGCCCACGAATCCGACGCGGTCCTCGTTATCAACCGGGTGAAGCCCCACACCAACTTCACCGGCGAGGTCGAGAGCGGGCTCTGTAAGATGCTCGCGATCGGCCTCGGGAAGCACCGTGGCGCCCAGGCCGTCCACCGCGACGCGCTCTCACGGGGGTACGTCCCCGCGATCACCGACGCGCTCGAGGCGGTCCGCGAGGGGGTGGAGGTACTCGGCGGGATCGCGATCGTCGAGAACTTCGAGGACCGAACGGCTCACGTCGAGGGAATCCCCGAGAACGCGCTGCCCGAACGCGAGGCCGAACTGCTCGAACGCGCCCGCGAGTACATGCCCACACTGCCCTACGACGACCTCGACGCCCTCGTGGTCGATCGGATCGGAAAGGACGTCTCCGGGACGGGCATGGACACGAACGTGATCGGGCGCTACGAGGTGCTCAACGCCGACGATCCCGAGACGCCCGACATCGACCGGGTCGTCGTCCGCGGACTGACGGAGGCGACCCACGGCAACGGCCAGGGGATCGGGCTGGCCGACCTCACCACGACCGCGGTCGCGGAGGAGCTCGATCTTGAGCAAGTCTACACGAACGCGCTGACGAGCGGCTCGCTCTCGAAGGCCCGGCTCCCGGTCGCGCTGCCGACCGGCGAGCTCGCGCTGATCGCCGCGGTCTCCTCGATCGGGAGCTACGACCCCGAGACGGTCCGAATGGCCTGGATCCCCGATACGGGCCATCTCTCGGAGTTCCGCGTCTCGGCGGCGCTCGCCGACGAGCCCGTCGAGCACCTCTCGGTAGCGGGTTACGACCGCCTCGGCTTCGAGGCCGGCGAGCCCCGGTTCGACCCGGTCGGGTGA
- a CDS encoding proteasome assembly chaperone family protein encodes MNDVEVEVLAEPEFADPVLIEGLPGVGHVGTLVAEHLIEEGDGELVRRIHSEHLPPQVTVSDSGLAELVSIECHHVALGDRDALVVTGDQQAGSGVGHYRIAEAVLDVATDLEVEQVLALGGVPTGELVEEHAVLGAASSETLIETLESSGVEFRENEPEGGIVGISGLLVGLGGRRDLDAACLMGETSGYLVDPKSAQALLGVLQELLEFEIDLSDLEERADEMEDVVDRMQEIENQNVPTDDDLRYIG; translated from the coding sequence ATGAACGACGTAGAGGTCGAGGTACTCGCCGAGCCCGAGTTCGCCGATCCGGTGTTGATCGAGGGGCTTCCCGGTGTCGGCCACGTCGGAACGCTCGTCGCCGAACACCTGATCGAGGAGGGCGATGGCGAGCTCGTCCGCCGGATCCACTCCGAGCACCTGCCGCCACAGGTCACCGTCTCGGACTCGGGACTCGCCGAGCTCGTCTCGATCGAGTGTCACCACGTCGCGCTCGGGGACCGCGACGCGCTCGTCGTGACGGGCGACCAGCAGGCCGGCAGCGGCGTCGGCCACTACCGGATCGCCGAGGCCGTCCTCGACGTCGCGACCGACCTCGAGGTCGAGCAGGTGCTCGCGCTCGGCGGGGTGCCGACGGGCGAGCTCGTCGAGGAACACGCCGTCCTCGGGGCCGCATCGAGCGAGACGCTGATCGAAACGCTCGAGTCCTCAGGCGTGGAGTTCCGCGAGAACGAGCCCGAGGGCGGGATCGTCGGGATCAGCGGCCTGCTGGTGGGTCTCGGTGGCCGGCGCGACCTGGATGCGGCCTGTCTGATGGGCGAGACCAGCGGCTATCTCGTCGATCCCAAGAGCGCACAGGCGCTGTTGGGCGTCCTCCAGGAGCTGCTCGAGTTCGAGATCGACCTCTCGGACCTCGAGGAGCGCGCCGACGAGATGGAGGACGTCGTCGACCGGATGCAGGAGATCGAGAACCAGAACGTCCCGACCGACGACGACCTGCGGTATATCGGATAG
- a CDS encoding NAD(P)/FAD-dependent oxidoreductase, producing the protein MNVVVVGGGLAGLVCARRLASEGVEVTLFEREPEVGGRVRSVHENGFTFDRGFQVLFTAYPAAKTELDYDALDLRYFTPGACLARPGERSVLSDPLGDPGAALESALNREVSFTDKLRTLALRRRLSKLDPEELFSGGDQTIRAALLERGFSESFIGNFAAPFYGGITLDRSLSSSAATFAYTFAMLSRGRIAVPAGGMGTITEQLAASAKAAGATVETGREVQSVDGPSVSTGGESLEADAVVVAADPKRARELTGVASIPAEALGCVTQWYSLSGDLGGGKRLILDSEGEEGAPNQVVPHTAVAPEYAPDRETLLSATFLGEPEESDAALAERTRETLSSWYPEHVFDSLSLLHTDRIPFAQFAQPPGFYADLPDVREPGGPVYLAGDYTEWSSIQGAMKSGRVASEAVLEDLG; encoded by the coding sequence ATGAACGTCGTGGTCGTCGGCGGCGGGCTCGCCGGGCTGGTCTGTGCCCGCCGGCTCGCGAGCGAGGGGGTGGAGGTAACGCTGTTCGAACGCGAACCCGAGGTCGGCGGGCGGGTCCGCTCGGTCCATGAGAACGGCTTCACCTTCGATCGGGGCTTTCAGGTACTGTTCACGGCGTATCCCGCGGCGAAGACCGAACTCGACTACGACGCGCTCGACCTGCGGTACTTCACGCCGGGGGCCTGCCTCGCCCGGCCCGGGGAACGTTCGGTGCTCTCGGACCCGCTCGGCGATCCCGGGGCGGCCCTCGAGTCGGCGCTCAACCGCGAGGTCTCCTTTACTGATAAGCTCCGGACGCTCGCGCTGCGCCGCCGGCTCTCGAAGCTCGACCCCGAGGAGCTGTTCTCCGGCGGGGACCAGACCATCCGCGCGGCGCTGCTCGAACGCGGGTTCTCGGAGAGCTTCATCGGGAACTTCGCCGCGCCCTTCTACGGCGGGATCACGCTGGATCGCTCGCTGTCGAGCTCCGCGGCGACGTTCGCCTACACCTTCGCGATGCTCTCGCGGGGCCGGATCGCCGTCCCCGCCGGCGGGATGGGCACGATCACCGAGCAGCTCGCCGCGTCGGCCAAAGCGGCGGGCGCCACCGTTGAGACCGGACGCGAGGTTCAGTCGGTCGACGGCCCGTCGGTCTCCACGGGTGGGGAGTCGCTCGAGGCGGATGCAGTCGTCGTCGCGGCCGACCCGAAGCGTGCCCGCGAGCTGACCGGCGTGGCATCGATCCCGGCGGAGGCGCTGGGCTGTGTCACCCAGTGGTACTCGCTGTCGGGCGATCTGGGCGGCGGGAAACGGCTGATCCTCGACAGCGAGGGCGAGGAGGGCGCGCCGAACCAGGTCGTCCCCCACACGGCGGTCGCCCCCGAGTACGCCCCTGACCGGGAGACGCTCCTGAGCGCGACGTTCCTCGGCGAGCCCGAGGAGAGCGACGCGGCGCTCGCCGAACGGACCCGCGAGACCCTCTCCTCGTGGTATCCCGAGCACGTCTTCGACTCCCTCTCGCTCCTCCATACCGACCGGATCCCGTTCGCGCAGTTCGCCCAGCCGCCCGGTTTCTACGCCGACCTGCCCGACGTCCGCGAGCCGGGGGGACCGGTCTACCTTGCCGGCGACTACACCGAGTGGTCCTCGATCCAGGGCGCGATGAAGAGCGGGCGGGTCGCGAGCGAGGCGGTGCTCGAGGACCTCGGGTAG
- a CDS encoding threonine synthase has protein sequence METTSAFVGLDCIDCGERVGPDAQRCPDCGGILDPAYDHDAIDLDRETLAERPFDSMWRYEELLPFTRESAVTMDEGATPLVECEKLAEEMGVGRVLIKDEGRNPTGSFKDRGQTVAMTAAAQEGASDIALASAGNAGQAAAAYAGRADIDSHVFLPSRSGFTNKAMVNVHGGDMTVVGGRIGDAGAAYADAMDEEGEEEGWHSVQTFVTPYRHEGKKTMGYEILEQLEWEAPDAIVYPTGGGVGLVGMHKGAKELREHGLIDELPAMYAAQAEGCAPIVEAFEEGEDHHEPVEHPDTICGGIEIPDPGASPWILECLRESDGGAVATPDEEILESAIAVAKGEGLEMGATCAAAASGAWELADRGEFDADSTVILLNTATANKDSDVLRSHLMGKGI, from the coding sequence ATGGAGACGACGTCCGCCTTCGTCGGCCTGGACTGTATCGACTGCGGCGAGCGGGTCGGCCCCGACGCCCAGCGCTGTCCCGACTGCGGCGGGATCCTCGATCCGGCCTACGACCACGACGCGATCGACCTCGATCGCGAGACGCTCGCCGAGCGGCCGTTCGACTCGATGTGGCGCTACGAGGAGCTGCTGCCGTTCACCCGCGAATCGGCGGTTACGATGGACGAGGGCGCGACGCCGCTGGTCGAGTGCGAGAAGCTCGCCGAGGAGATGGGCGTCGGGCGCGTGCTGATCAAGGACGAGGGCCGCAACCCGACGGGGAGCTTCAAGGACCGCGGCCAGACGGTGGCGATGACGGCGGCCGCTCAGGAGGGCGCAAGCGATATCGCACTGGCCTCGGCGGGCAACGCCGGGCAGGCCGCCGCGGCCTACGCCGGCCGGGCCGACATCGATTCGCACGTCTTCCTCCCCTCGCGATCCGGCTTCACCAACAAGGCGATGGTGAACGTTCATGGGGGAGACATGACCGTCGTCGGCGGGCGGATCGGCGACGCGGGCGCGGCCTACGCCGACGCGATGGACGAGGAGGGCGAAGAGGAGGGCTGGCACTCCGTCCAAACGTTCGTCACGCCCTATCGCCACGAGGGCAAGAAGACGATGGGCTACGAGATCCTCGAACAGCTCGAGTGGGAGGCCCCCGACGCGATCGTCTACCCCACCGGCGGCGGCGTCGGCCTCGTCGGGATGCACAAGGGCGCCAAAGAGCTCCGGGAGCACGGCCTGATCGACGAGCTCCCGGCGATGTACGCCGCCCAGGCCGAGGGCTGTGCGCCGATCGTCGAGGCCTTCGAGGAGGGAGAGGACCACCACGAGCCCGTCGAGCATCCCGACACGATCTGTGGCGGGATCGAGATCCCCGACCCCGGCGCGAGCCCGTGGATCCTCGAGTGTCTGCGCGAATCCGATGGCGGTGCGGTCGCGACGCCCGACGAGGAGATCCTCGAGAGCGCGATCGCGGTCGCGAAGGGCGAGGGCCTGGAGATGGGCGCGACCTGTGCCGCGGCCGCGAGCGGGGCCTGGGAACTGGCGGATCGCGGCGAGTTCGACGCCGATTCGACGGTCATCCTGCTCAACACCGCGACCGCCAACAAGGACAGCGACGTGCTGCGCAGCCACCTGATGGGCAAGGGGATCTGA
- a CDS encoding LysE family translocator, producing the protein MLGAAIAGILLGLSLAAPPGPMNAIIAEESVLRGWDAGVRAGLGAMSADACFFVVALAGVATVLQDAPTLRAGMMAVGGLLMLYFALDAARSARGSFVEGESSASKGFRRTFMLSLTNPYQVLWWLTVGVALLDPGTLSVAVPVIGELGVATGSVAIVLGFFAGIALWITLFPAALVRAGRRIDGFAPLVAAGSALVLAGFGVVFLYRALALL; encoded by the coding sequence GTGCTCGGGGCGGCGATCGCCGGGATCCTGCTGGGCCTCTCGCTCGCGGCCCCGCCGGGGCCGATGAACGCGATCATCGCCGAGGAGAGCGTTCTGCGGGGATGGGATGCGGGCGTTCGCGCCGGACTGGGCGCGATGAGCGCCGACGCCTGTTTCTTCGTCGTCGCGCTCGCGGGCGTCGCGACCGTGCTGCAGGACGCCCCGACGCTGCGAGCCGGGATGATGGCGGTCGGCGGACTGCTCATGCTCTACTTCGCGCTCGACGCCGCGCGGAGCGCCCGCGGATCGTTCGTCGAGGGCGAGAGCAGCGCCTCGAAGGGGTTCCGGAGGACGTTCATGCTCTCGCTGACCAACCCGTACCAGGTGCTCTGGTGGCTCACCGTCGGCGTGGCGCTGCTCGATCCCGGTACCCTCTCGGTCGCGGTGCCCGTGATCGGCGAGCTGGGCGTCGCGACCGGGAGCGTCGCCATCGTTCTCGGCTTCTTCGCGGGGATCGCGCTCTGGATCACGCTGTTCCCGGCGGCGTTGGTCCGGGCGGGCCGACGGATCGACGGGTTCGCGCCGCTGGTCGCCGCGGGGAGCGCCCTCGTCCTCGCGGGCTTCGGGGTCGTCTTCCTCTACCGGGCGCTGGCCCTACTCTAG